The proteins below come from a single Mycobacterium parmense genomic window:
- a CDS encoding Lrp/AsnC family transcriptional regulator: MARSADLPQGKKAPASPKRFVAAEDLHVPQLNALDRALIDSLRCDGRQGSRALAKQLNVNEVTVAARLRRLEEADVMRVVAITDIRLFGHREFAFAMVQVSGRSVHDVAADFAKLPETVAVTITTGRFDIIMPLLCRDRAHVAELFGTVLPAVDGVGSVRASMALDVLKYDSKWALLSADPGTTPEAQPSETVDETDLEIIGFLQRNARRSNRSIAAELGISEGTVRSRIKRMLADRVFRIQAVSDIVAFGYGAHAYICIKTVPGAVDAVAAALVRRDDVSQLTRVLNGFDLVGVIKAADHASLVSAVFDEIALLPGIRRAETFYGCASLKHTYAWTWIV; the protein is encoded by the coding sequence GTGGCACGCAGTGCTGACTTGCCCCAAGGGAAGAAAGCACCGGCATCTCCCAAGAGATTTGTCGCTGCCGAGGATCTCCACGTACCCCAGCTCAACGCCCTTGATCGGGCGCTTATCGACAGCCTGCGTTGTGACGGCCGCCAAGGCAGTCGGGCGCTGGCCAAGCAGCTCAATGTAAACGAGGTCACCGTCGCGGCGCGCCTGCGACGGCTAGAAGAAGCTGACGTGATGCGCGTCGTCGCGATCACGGATATCCGGCTGTTTGGCCACCGCGAGTTCGCGTTTGCGATGGTCCAGGTGAGCGGTCGGTCGGTTCACGATGTAGCCGCCGACTTCGCCAAGCTGCCCGAAACCGTCGCGGTGACCATCACCACCGGCAGGTTCGACATCATCATGCCGTTGCTGTGCCGAGACCGCGCACATGTGGCTGAATTGTTTGGAACCGTGCTGCCGGCGGTCGACGGGGTCGGCAGTGTTCGGGCCAGCATGGCACTGGATGTGCTGAAGTACGACTCCAAATGGGCACTGCTGAGCGCCGATCCGGGCACCACCCCTGAGGCGCAACCAAGTGAGACCGTCGATGAAACCGACCTGGAGATTATTGGCTTCCTGCAGCGCAACGCACGGCGCAGCAATCGCAGTATTGCCGCCGAGCTCGGCATCTCGGAGGGCACCGTGCGAAGCCGGATCAAGCGGATGCTGGCCGACCGGGTCTTTCGCATCCAGGCGGTGTCTGACATCGTCGCGTTTGGATACGGCGCCCACGCCTACATATGCATCAAGACCGTCCCCGGTGCGGTCGACGCAGTGGCCGCAGCCCTCGTACGACGCGACGACGTTTCACAGCTCACGCGTGTTCTCAACGGGTTCGACTTAGTCGGCGTGATCAAGGCAGCCGATCACGCTTCGCTGGTGTCGGCGGTCTTCGATGAGATCGCGCTGTTGCCCGGCATTCGACGGGCCGAAACGTTCTACGGCTGTGCCAGCCTCAAACACACCTACGCCTGGACCTGGATCGTGTGA